A single window of Leopardus geoffroyi isolate Oge1 chromosome D4, O.geoffroyi_Oge1_pat1.0, whole genome shotgun sequence DNA harbors:
- the ZDHHC12 gene encoding palmitoyltransferase ZDHHC12 isoform X1, translating into MAPWALLSPGVLVRSGHTVLTWGITLVLFLHDTALRQWEEQGELLLPLTFLLLVLGSLLLYLAVSLMDPGYVNVQPQPQEEVKEEQTAMVPQAIPLRRCRYCLVLQPLRARHCRECRRCVRRYDHHCPWMENCVGERNHPLFVAYLALQLVVLLWGLYLAWSGLRFFQPWGLWLRSSGLLLATFLLLSLFSLVAGLLLASHLYLVASNTTTWEFISSHRIAYLRQRPGNPFDRGLTRNLAHFFCGWPSGSWETLWAEGEEEGEEGSSQAV; encoded by the exons ATGGCTCCCTGGGCGCTCCTCAGCCCTGGGGTCCTGGTGCGGAGCGGGCATACTGTGCTGACCTGGGGGATCACGCTGGTGCTCTTCCTGCACGATACCG CACTGCGGCAGTGGGAAGAGCAGGGGGAGCTACTCCTGCCCCTTACCTTCCTGCTCCTCGTGCTGGGTTCCCTGCTGCTCTACCTGGCCGTGTCGCTCATGGACCCGGGCTATGTGAATGTCCAGCCCCAGCCACAG GAGGAGGTCAAGGAGGAGCAGACAGCCATGGTTCCTCAAGCCATCCCCCTTCGGCGCTGCAGATACTGCCTGGTGCTG CAGCCCCTGCGGGCCCGGCACTGCCGTGAGTGCCGTCGCTGCGTCCGCCGCTACGACCACCACTGCCCCTGGATGGAGAACTGCGTGGGGGAGCGCAACCACCCGCTCTTCGTGGCCTACCTGGCGCTGCAGCTGGTGGTGCTTCTGTGGGGCCTGTACCTGGCATG GTCTGGCCTCCGTTTCTTCCAGCCCTGGGGGCTCTGGCTGCGGTCCAGCGGGCTGCTGTTGGCCACCttcctgctgctctctctcttctctttggtgGCGGGCCTGCTCCTCGCCTCGCACCTCTACCTGGTGGCCAGCAACACCACCACCTGGGAGTTCATCTCCTCGCACCGCATCGCCTACCTCCGCCAGCGCCCCGGCAACCCCTTCGACCGTGGCCTGACCCGCAACCTGGCCCACTTCTTCTGCGGATGGCCCTCAGGGTCCTGGGAGACCCTGTGGGccgagggggaggaggagggggaggagggcagcagcCAGGCGGTGTAG
- the ZDHHC12 gene encoding palmitoyltransferase ZDHHC12 isoform X2, with translation MAPWALLSPGVLVRSGHTVLTWGITLVLFLHDTALRQWEEQGELLLPLTFLLLVLGSLLLYLAVSLMDPGYVNVQPQPQEEVKEEQTAMVPQAIPLRRCRYCLVLQPLRARHCRECRRCVRRYDHHCPWMENCVGERNHPLFVAYLALQLVVLLWGLYLACPGGSGCGPAGCCWPPSCCSLSSLWWRACSSPRTSTWWPATPPPGSSSPRTASPTSASAPATPSTVA, from the exons ATGGCTCCCTGGGCGCTCCTCAGCCCTGGGGTCCTGGTGCGGAGCGGGCATACTGTGCTGACCTGGGGGATCACGCTGGTGCTCTTCCTGCACGATACCG CACTGCGGCAGTGGGAAGAGCAGGGGGAGCTACTCCTGCCCCTTACCTTCCTGCTCCTCGTGCTGGGTTCCCTGCTGCTCTACCTGGCCGTGTCGCTCATGGACCCGGGCTATGTGAATGTCCAGCCCCAGCCACAG GAGGAGGTCAAGGAGGAGCAGACAGCCATGGTTCCTCAAGCCATCCCCCTTCGGCGCTGCAGATACTGCCTGGTGCTG CAGCCCCTGCGGGCCCGGCACTGCCGTGAGTGCCGTCGCTGCGTCCGCCGCTACGACCACCACTGCCCCTGGATGGAGAACTGCGTGGGGGAGCGCAACCACCCGCTCTTCGTGGCCTACCTGGCGCTGCAGCTGGTGGTGCTTCTGTGGGGCCTGTACCTGGCATG CCCTGGGGGCTCTGGCTGCGGTCCAGCGGGCTGCTGTTGGCCACCttcctgctgctctctctcttctctttggtgGCGGGCCTGCTCCTCGCCTCGCACCTCTACCTGGTGGCCAGCAACACCACCACCTGGGAGTTCATCTCCTCGCACCGCATCGCCTACCTCCGCCAGCGCCCCGGCAACCCCTTCGACCGTGGCCTGA